In the genome of Nocardia terpenica, one region contains:
- a CDS encoding isocitrate/isopropylmalate dehydrogenase family protein, with the protein MRLGLIEGDGIGPEVVRATRAVVDEAVAAAGLTAVDWVPLPIGHAAIAEFGVPLPDSTLDALAGLDGWILGPHDNASYAPEHRVGAPPGGAIRKRFDLYANIRPARAFPGVRATTPGTDLVIVRENSEGFYADRNMAAGSGEFRPTPDLALSVGVVSRAACERIAHQACRLAATRGKRVTIVHKANVLPLTMGLFRDVCYEVARRYSTVTVDDEHVDAAAAHLVRAPGDYDVLVTENLFGDILSDLAGELSGSLGLAASLNCSDTRAMAQAVHGAAPALAGRNRANPAALQLSAAMLLRWLGARTGDSGPAHAADRIERAVAATLEAGVATADLGGLASTSEFTEQVCARVRRW; encoded by the coding sequence ATGCGGCTGGGCCTGATCGAGGGCGACGGCATCGGGCCGGAGGTGGTGCGCGCGACCCGCGCGGTCGTGGACGAGGCCGTGGCGGCGGCGGGCCTGACCGCCGTCGACTGGGTGCCGCTGCCGATCGGGCACGCGGCGATCGCCGAATTCGGTGTGCCACTGCCGGATTCCACGCTGGACGCGCTGGCGGGGCTGGACGGCTGGATCCTCGGCCCGCACGACAACGCCTCCTACGCCCCCGAACACCGCGTCGGCGCCCCGCCCGGCGGCGCCATCCGCAAGCGGTTCGACCTGTACGCCAACATCCGTCCGGCGCGGGCGTTTCCCGGCGTGCGCGCCACCACCCCGGGGACGGATCTGGTGATCGTGCGGGAGAACAGCGAGGGCTTCTACGCCGACCGCAATATGGCCGCGGGCTCGGGCGAGTTCCGGCCCACCCCGGACCTGGCGCTGTCGGTCGGCGTGGTCAGCCGCGCCGCCTGCGAGCGGATCGCGCATCAGGCGTGCCGGCTCGCCGCGACCCGGGGCAAGCGGGTCACCATCGTGCACAAGGCGAACGTGCTCCCGCTGACCATGGGCCTGTTCCGTGACGTGTGTTACGAAGTGGCCCGGCGGTATTCGACCGTGACCGTCGACGACGAGCACGTCGACGCCGCCGCGGCGCACCTGGTGCGCGCCCCCGGCGACTACGACGTGCTGGTCACCGAGAACCTGTTCGGCGACATCCTGTCCGATCTGGCGGGGGAGCTGAGCGGGTCGCTCGGGCTGGCCGCCTCGCTCAACTGCTCCGATACCCGGGCCATGGCGCAGGCGGTGCACGGCGCGGCCCCGGCGCTGGCCGGGCGCAACCGCGCCAACCCTGCGGCGCTGCAGCTGTCGGCGGCAATGCTGCTGCGGTGGCTGGGAGCCCGCACGGGGGATTCGGGGCCCGCGCACGCGGCCGACCGGATCGAGCGGGCGGTCGCGGCCACCCTCGAGGCGGGCGTCGCCACCGCCGATCTGGGCGGACTGGCCTCGACCAGTGAGTTCACCGAACAGGTGTGCGCCCGGGTGCGACGATGGTGA